Sequence from the Blastopirellula marina genome:
CGGTGGGATGACCGCAATCGAAGTCCAAGGCTTTGGTCGCCAGAAGGGTCAGACCGAAACCTACCGCGGCGCCGAGTACTCGATTGATTTCGTTCCGAAAATCAAGATCGAGATCGTCGCCACCGACGAACAGTTCCAGGAAATCGTCGACACCGTTATCGAAAAGGCGCAGTCGGGCCAGATCGGCGACGGCAAGATTTTCATCAGCGAACTGACCGATGTCATTCGCAT
This genomic interval carries:
- a CDS encoding P-II family nitrogen regulator, which produces MKKIEAIVRHHKLDEIKDALVSKGFGGMTAIEVQGFGRQKGQTETYRGAEYSIDFVPKIKIEIVATDEQFQEIVDTVIEKAQSGQIGDGKIFISELTDVIR